One window from the genome of Paraclostridium sordellii encodes:
- a CDS encoding indolepyruvate oxidoreductase subunit beta translates to MAKSILLVGVGGQGTILASKLLTIGLMESGYDVKMSEIHGMSQRGGSVSSQVRYGEKVYSPVIEKGGADILVSFEKMEALRWLDYLKIDGKIITNNYKIKSMPIITGKAKYLEEEINDELRKVGAKLIDASKHAINLGNPKTMNIILLGSLVKSMNLEHIDWNKIISNNVKKEFVDINIEAFKVGMNLVKGE, encoded by the coding sequence ATGGCAAAGAGTATATTATTAGTTGGAGTTGGAGGACAAGGAACTATTTTAGCAAGTAAACTTTTAACTATAGGACTTATGGAGTCTGGATATGATGTTAAGATGAGTGAAATACATGGAATGAGTCAAAGAGGAGGATCTGTATCATCTCAAGTAAGATATGGAGAAAAAGTATATTCACCTGTTATTGAAAAAGGTGGAGCAGATATATTAGTTTCTTTTGAAAAAATGGAAGCTTTAAGATGGCTGGATTATTTGAAAATAGATGGAAAAATTATTACTAACAATTATAAAATTAAATCTATGCCTATAATTACAGGAAAAGCTAAATATTTAGAAGAGGAAATAAATGATGAGTTAAGAAAAGTTGGAGCAAAATTAATAGATGCATCAAAACATGCTATAAATTTAGGAAATCCAAAAACAATGAATATAATACTTCTTGGAAGTTTAGTTAAATCTATGAATCTAGAACATATTGACTGGAATAAAATTATAAGTAATAATGTAAAAAAGGAGTTTGTTGACATAAATATAGAGGCATTTAAGGTAGGAATGAATTTAGTAAAAGGGGAGTAA
- the saoC gene encoding Cys-Cys-COOH (seleno)protein SaoC, with protein sequence MKHKKLLIILGVVIVLVGIGVYSAEKKKEIKDLPKVNEKYLDYFKKNAKYENIITYTEEDINNDNEKDLLVVYKKNNRYNEMVGIISDGDKVYMTKPILAPQEDVVIEFKNIDNKGQMELILSGSKNGNVGYAIYRLEKDKLIDLFGEGMNSCC encoded by the coding sequence ATGAAGCATAAAAAATTATTAATAATTTTAGGTGTTGTTATAGTTTTAGTTGGAATAGGAGTTTACAGCGCTGAAAAGAAAAAAGAAATCAAAGACTTACCAAAAGTGAATGAAAAATACTTAGATTATTTTAAAAAAAATGCTAAGTATGAAAACATAATTACTTATACTGAAGAAGACATAAATAATGACAATGAAAAAGACTTATTAGTAGTTTATAAAAAAAATAATAGATATAATGAAATGGTCGGAATTATAAGTGATGGGGATAAAGTATATATGACAAAGCCAATACTTGCACCGCAAGAAGATGTAGTAATAGAATTTAAGAACATAGATAATAAAGGACAAATGGAGTTAATATTATCAGGTTCTAAAAATGGTAATGTTGGATATGCAATTTACCGATTAGAAAAAGATAAGTTAATAGATTTATTTGGAGAAGGCATGAATTCATGTTGCTAA
- a CDS encoding ion channel codes for MSNIEFNKLRKNKKNNIENTINNDEDYIHISNNSLKHHIKYNLIKDLKIVKSLNLKLRKFDGINFDCIEFNNCNLENSIFINCKMENVRFINCKMKKLIIKDSELNKIIFENNEMKKSNFINCDIKSNIIRDCDFKGASLIECNIYDFEFDDRLLTKFDEDTFFDKLKTEEEEDNFTFYKSIAYKFQQNNLLNHYGEYFYIYKISERKKLRGLEKLKSICLWLICGYGERPTYTLITSLEIIFLFTIMYMIFGLKLVNENVYLGLSINDFFRAFHFSIVTFTTVGYGDITPIGYSILLSGIEMFLGVTMVGIWTATLARKINR; via the coding sequence ATGAGTAATATTGAATTTAATAAGCTAAGAAAAAATAAAAAAAATAATATAGAAAATACAATCAATAATGATGAAGATTATATACATATAAGTAATAATAGTTTAAAACATCATATTAAATATAATTTGATAAAAGATTTAAAAATAGTAAAAAGCTTAAATCTTAAATTAAGAAAATTTGATGGGATAAATTTTGATTGTATAGAATTTAACAATTGTAATTTAGAAAATAGCATTTTTATAAACTGTAAAATGGAGAATGTAAGGTTTATTAATTGTAAAATGAAAAAGTTAATAATTAAAGATAGTGAGTTAAATAAGATTATATTTGAAAATAATGAGATGAAAAAATCTAATTTTATAAACTGTGATATAAAATCTAATATTATTAGAGATTGTGATTTTAAAGGTGCTAGTTTAATTGAATGCAATATTTATGATTTTGAATTTGACGATAGATTATTAACAAAATTTGATGAAGATACATTTTTTGATAAATTAAAAACAGAAGAGGAAGAAGATAATTTTACTTTTTATAAGAGTATAGCTTACAAATTTCAACAAAATAATTTATTGAATCACTATGGAGAGTATTTTTATATTTATAAAATTTCTGAGAGAAAAAAACTAAGAGGATTAGAGAAACTAAAATCAATATGTTTATGGTTAATATGTGGTTATGGTGAACGACCTACATACACACTTATTACATCTCTAGAAATAATATTTTTATTTACCATAATGTATATGATATTTGGACTTAAGTTAGTAAATGAAAATGTATATTTAGGATTATCTATTAATGACTTTTTTAGAGCATTTCATTTTAGTATAGTTACATTTACTACTGTTGGATATGGAGATATAACTCCTATTGGATATAGTATTTTATTATCGGGGATAGAAATGTTTTTGGGGGTAACTATGGTGGGAATATGGACAGCTACATTAGCTAGAAAAATAAATAGGTAG
- the iorA gene encoding indolepyruvate ferredoxin oxidoreductase subunit alpha translates to MKVLMTGNEAIARGAYEAGVKYASAYPGTPSTEILENVATYKDDILAEWAPNEKVALEASIGGSIAGARTLSCMKHVGVNVAADPLFTFAYTGVNGGMVLVSADEPGMHSSQNEQDNRNYAKFSKIALFEPSTSQEAKDMIKEAYRVSEEYDTPVLYRVTTRLCHSKGIVKCDERNEVGVKKYEKNVEKRVTVPAHARDLRIKVEERLNKLRDYSNLTELNFMEINNDEIGIIASGVCYNYAKEVFKDKASYLKLGFTNPLPDKKIKEFSDKVKKIYVIEENDKFLEDQIKAMGIDVIGKDILPYTGEMTPDVIKEAILNEKVETIDYKKDLVVGRPPTLCSGCPHRGFFYEIGKRKNIMISGDIGCYSLGFASPYNALDSIVCMGASLSVGHGAQQVFNMDDENKMRVVGVLGDSTFFHTGINSLIDIAYNQSNTISIILDNRITGMTGHQQNPGTGYTLQGKSVKELDLEKLVLACGIENVKTINPNNLEEVNNVLDWALELEGPSVIITRWPCVLKKFSKEDKEEFKDAFIKKCYVDKDLCIGCKLCIKSGCPSVSFDNEIKKACIDKTTCVGCEVCGQICPKHAIKGDK, encoded by the coding sequence ATGAAAGTATTAATGACTGGAAATGAAGCAATAGCTCGTGGAGCTTATGAAGCAGGAGTCAAATATGCATCTGCATATCCTGGAACTCCAAGTACTGAAATATTAGAAAATGTTGCTACATACAAAGATGATATACTGGCTGAATGGGCTCCAAATGAAAAAGTAGCATTAGAAGCTAGTATAGGAGGATCTATAGCTGGTGCTAGAACTCTTTCATGTATGAAACATGTTGGTGTAAATGTAGCAGCAGATCCACTATTTACCTTTGCATATACGGGAGTAAACGGAGGGATGGTTTTAGTTTCAGCAGATGAACCAGGAATGCATTCATCACAAAATGAGCAAGACAATAGAAACTACGCAAAGTTTTCTAAGATAGCTTTGTTTGAGCCATCAACAAGCCAAGAAGCAAAAGATATGATAAAAGAAGCTTATAGAGTTAGTGAAGAATATGATACTCCTGTTTTATATAGAGTTACAACTAGATTATGTCATTCTAAAGGAATAGTAAAATGTGATGAAAGAAATGAAGTTGGAGTTAAAAAATATGAAAAGAATGTTGAAAAAAGAGTTACTGTTCCAGCACACGCTAGGGATTTAAGAATAAAAGTTGAAGAAAGACTAAATAAATTAAGAGATTATTCTAATTTAACAGAGTTAAACTTTATGGAAATCAACAATGATGAAATAGGAATAATCGCAAGTGGAGTTTGTTATAACTATGCAAAAGAAGTATTTAAAGATAAAGCATCATATTTAAAACTTGGATTTACAAATCCACTACCAGATAAAAAAATAAAAGAATTTTCAGATAAAGTTAAGAAAATATATGTAATAGAAGAAAATGATAAATTTTTAGAAGATCAAATTAAAGCTATGGGAATAGATGTTATCGGAAAAGACATACTTCCATATACAGGTGAAATGACTCCTGATGTAATAAAAGAAGCAATATTAAATGAAAAAGTAGAAACTATAGATTATAAAAAAGATTTAGTTGTAGGAAGACCACCAACATTATGTTCAGGATGTCCGCACAGAGGATTTTTCTATGAAATAGGTAAAAGAAAAAATATAATGATATCAGGTGATATAGGTTGTTATTCACTAGGATTTGCAAGTCCATATAATGCTCTAGATTCTATAGTTTGTATGGGAGCAAGTTTAAGTGTTGGACATGGAGCTCAACAAGTATTTAATATGGATGATGAAAATAAAATGAGAGTTGTTGGAGTATTAGGGGATTCAACATTTTTCCATACAGGAATAAACTCATTAATAGATATAGCCTATAATCAAAGTAATACAATATCTATTATATTAGATAATAGAATAACAGGTATGACAGGACACCAACAAAATCCAGGTACAGGATATACACTACAAGGAAAATCAGTTAAGGAATTAGACTTAGAAAAATTAGTTTTGGCTTGTGGTATAGAAAATGTAAAAACTATAAATCCAAATAATTTAGAGGAAGTAAACAATGTACTAGATTGGGCACTAGAGTTAGAGGGACCATCAGTTATAATAACAAGATGGCCATGTGTTCTTAAAAAATTCTCTAAAGAAGATAAAGAAGAGTTTAAAGATGCATTTATTAAAAAATGCTATGTAGATAAAGACTTATGTATAGGCTGCAAGTTATGTATAAAATCAGGTTGTCCATCAGTTTCTTTTGACAATGAAATTAAAAAGGCTTGTATAGATAAAACTACTTGTGTAGGATGTGAAGTTTGTGGTCAAATATGCCCAAAACATGCTATAAAGGGGGATAAATAA
- a CDS encoding DUF1540 domain-containing protein → MSNPISCSATSCTYNNSGGCFASGIQVTGTRATTTCETNCDTYQDRDSSSFTNSVQENDCARINSILCEAKNCKYNDSGACKAEAVKINMDDASCETFISR, encoded by the coding sequence ATGTCAAATCCAATAAGTTGTTCAGCAACAAGTTGTACTTATAACAATTCTGGTGGATGTTTTGCTTCAGGTATACAAGTAACAGGAACTAGAGCTACTACTACTTGTGAAACAAACTGTGATACTTATCAAGACAGAGATTCTAGTTCATTTACAAATAGTGTTCAAGAAAATGATTGTGCTAGAATAAACTCGATATTATGTGAGGCTAAAAACTGTAAATATAACGATAGCGGAGCTTGTAAAGCTGAAGCCGTTAAAATAAATATGGATGATGCATCTTGCGAAACATTTATATCTAGATAG
- the saoP gene encoding ABC transporter permease subunit SaoP (Most members of this family are selenoproteins with the selenocysteine residue at the channel-gating position.), producing MEVKVSANTRLKKKKINSKLLDILYKIVALVIIIGIWQISADKIGSSLLLPMPMDVFKGFITCITDPDIVKNVIITLQRVLKGFMYALIFGLPLGLIMGFSSSCEKLFSPLVDSARQVPIMAWVPLTIVWFGIGDGPTIFLIAFAGVFPIILNTIQGVRSISKDYYNAAKSMGASPFTIFTNVMLPAALPDILTGARLAISTGWMSVIUAEFIATSAGLGYSMVQAQTMMNTELLIGLMIFAALIGFIIDRILKFINKSLCKWRFDN from the coding sequence GTGGAAGTTAAAGTTTCTGCAAATACAAGATTAAAAAAGAAAAAAATTAACTCAAAACTTTTAGATATATTGTACAAGATAGTAGCACTTGTAATTATAATTGGGATATGGCAAATTAGTGCAGATAAAATAGGAAGCTCACTACTTCTACCTATGCCAATGGATGTATTTAAAGGATTTATTACATGCATAACAGATCCTGATATAGTGAAAAATGTAATTATAACTCTTCAAAGGGTTTTAAAAGGATTTATGTATGCACTTATATTTGGATTACCACTTGGACTTATAATGGGATTTTCAAGTAGTTGTGAAAAATTATTTTCACCGTTAGTAGATTCAGCAAGACAAGTACCTATAATGGCATGGGTACCTCTTACAATAGTATGGTTTGGTATAGGTGATGGACCAACAATATTCTTAATCGCATTTGCTGGGGTATTTCCAATTATACTTAACACTATCCAAGGAGTTAGGTCTATATCAAAGGATTACTACAATGCAGCAAAAAGTATGGGAGCATCTCCATTTACTATATTTACAAATGTAATGCTACCAGCAGCGCTTCCTGATATATTAACAGGAGCAAGGCTTGCGATTAGTACTGGTTGGATGTCTGTAATCTGAGCCGAGTTTATAGCAACGAGTGCCGGTCTTGGTTACTCTATGGTACAAGCTCAAACAATGATGAATACAGAACTTTTAATTGGGCTTATGATATTTGCAGCACTAATAGGATTTATAATAGATAGAATATTAAAATTTATAAACAAAAGCCTTTGTAAATGGAGGTTTGATAATTAA
- the saoE gene encoding efflux transporter SaoE → MYILEFFKDVLYSSISILNGASGWLIISFIIAGLLHNLISPQRFQRSLGNTKISSLLKSTVSGMLLPICSCGVIPIGISMYFSGAYLGPVLAFMTSTPIINPIAVILSLGLLGPDVTIIYVISGFTIPMIVGILGNKLGGPELCIKQDEDEEIAIELEEESLSITQKIIEGLKWSFSELALTISKYVVLGMLVAGFITTVFPSSIIQKYLGNPGVLSLGSIAILACIMYVCAVGHIPFIAALVASGASPGVAITFLIAGAATNLPELISMYKVIGKRTVAIYSITLTTCSLIVGYITNQLLMGRASSINLEAKKESINIANTIMLNIPDSMKYLCSFIIFLFFLKAILPSIRKVVGNEA, encoded by the coding sequence ATGTATATTTTAGAATTTTTTAAGGATGTATTATATTCATCCATAAGTATATTAAATGGAGCTTCAGGATGGCTTATCATAAGCTTTATAATTGCAGGACTTTTACATAATCTAATAAGCCCACAAAGATTTCAAAGATCTCTAGGAAACACCAAAATATCTTCACTTTTAAAAAGTACAGTTTCAGGAATGTTATTACCTATATGTAGTTGCGGAGTTATACCAATAGGGATAAGTATGTATTTTTCAGGAGCTTACTTAGGACCAGTACTTGCCTTTATGACATCAACACCTATTATAAATCCAATAGCTGTTATTTTAAGTCTAGGTCTACTTGGACCTGATGTAACAATTATATATGTAATTTCTGGATTTACAATACCTATGATTGTTGGAATTTTAGGAAATAAGCTAGGGGGACCTGAACTTTGCATAAAGCAAGATGAGGATGAAGAAATAGCTATAGAATTAGAAGAAGAAAGTTTAAGTATTACTCAAAAGATAATAGAAGGATTAAAATGGTCTTTTTCTGAATTAGCACTTACTATTAGTAAATATGTAGTTCTTGGTATGCTTGTTGCAGGATTTATAACAACTGTATTTCCAAGTAGCATAATTCAAAAATACTTAGGAAATCCAGGGGTACTTTCACTAGGAAGTATAGCTATACTTGCATGTATAATGTATGTTTGTGCAGTTGGACATATACCGTTTATAGCAGCTTTAGTTGCAAGTGGAGCATCACCAGGTGTTGCAATAACCTTTTTAATAGCAGGAGCAGCTACTAATTTACCAGAGCTTATAAGTATGTATAAGGTAATAGGAAAAAGAACTGTAGCAATATATTCTATAACTCTTACAACTTGTTCTCTTATAGTTGGATATATAACAAATCAGTTACTAATGGGTAGAGCTAGCAGTATAAATTTAGAAGCTAAAAAGGAATCTATAAATATAGCTAACACGATAATGTTAAATATTCCAGATAGTATGAAGTACTTATGCTCATTTATAATATTTTTATTTTTCTTAAAAGCAATATTACCTAGCATTAGAAAGGTTGTTGGAAATGAAGCATAA
- the saoT gene encoding thioredoxin-like (seleno)protein SaoT has product MSKVLVEFINTUPTCDEHGMLVRKLGEKYKDKLDVKLYQAGKDFSYIKKYGIITKGTLIINQRKKYDRLSKDVIERAIEEVINN; this is encoded by the coding sequence ATGTCAAAAGTATTAGTAGAATTTATAAACACATGACCTACATGTGATGAGCATGGAATGTTAGTAAGAAAATTAGGGGAAAAGTATAAAGATAAGTTAGATGTTAAGTTATATCAAGCGGGAAAAGATTTTTCGTATATAAAGAAGTATGGAATTATAACAAAAGGAACTTTAATTATAAATCAAAGAAAAAAATATGATAGATTATCTAAAGATGTCATAGAAAGAGCAATTGAAGAAGTTATCAATAATTAA
- the buk gene encoding butyrate kinase: MVYKILAINPGSTSTKIAVYEDEQMIFSKAINHSSKELEAYKNVTDQFEMRKEQILNSFKENDFKKENLDAIVGRGGILPPVKSGAYLVNDIMIERLKNNPIVEHASNLGALISYEIAKELGLNAYIYDSVSVDELDDVARVLGFCEVERTCLSHALNSRAMAIKFAKENNKDYKDLNLIVAHLGGGITISAHKKGKMVDVVSDDEGPFSPERSGRIPVKQVIDMCYSGKYSYKEMLKKVRGKGGIVAHLDTVDIREVENMIENGDNKAKLIYDALIYQVGKGIGELSTVLKGEVDEIILTGGIAYSKNLTKELEERVKFIAPVNVLPGENELEALSYGVLRILRGQENYREYEEKSLAEELI, from the coding sequence ATGGTGTATAAAATATTGGCAATAAATCCAGGTTCAACATCTACTAAAATTGCAGTATATGAAGATGAACAAATGATTTTTTCAAAAGCAATAAATCATAGTTCAAAGGAATTAGAAGCTTATAAAAATGTAACAGACCAGTTTGAAATGAGAAAAGAACAGATTTTAAATAGTTTCAAAGAAAACGATTTCAAAAAAGAAAACTTAGATGCAATCGTAGGAAGAGGGGGAATACTACCACCTGTAAAATCAGGAGCATACTTAGTTAATGATATTATGATAGAGCGATTAAAAAATAACCCAATAGTAGAACATGCATCTAATTTAGGAGCTCTTATATCTTATGAAATCGCAAAAGAATTAGGATTAAACGCATATATATACGATAGTGTTTCCGTAGATGAATTAGACGATGTGGCTAGGGTACTAGGGTTTTGCGAAGTTGAAAGAACTTGCTTAAGTCATGCACTAAACTCAAGAGCTATGGCAATTAAATTCGCTAAGGAAAATAATAAAGATTATAAGGATTTAAATCTGATAGTAGCTCATTTAGGTGGAGGAATAACTATATCAGCACATAAAAAAGGGAAAATGGTAGATGTAGTATCAGATGATGAAGGGCCTTTTTCTCCTGAGAGAAGTGGAAGGATTCCGGTTAAACAGGTTATTGATATGTGTTATAGTGGAAAATATTCTTATAAAGAAATGCTAAAGAAAGTTAGAGGAAAAGGCGGTATAGTAGCTCATTTAGATACTGTAGATATAAGAGAAGTTGAAAATATGATTGAAAATGGTGATAATAAGGCTAAATTAATATACGATGCACTTATATATCAAGTAGGAAAAGGAATAGGAGAGCTATCAACGGTTTTAAAAGGAGAAGTAGATGAAATAATACTAACTGGTGGTATAGCTTATTCTAAAAATTTAACAAAAGAATTAGAAGAAAGAGTTAAATTTATTGCACCAGTAAATGTATTGCCAGGAGAAAATGAATTAGAGGCCCTTTCTTATGGAGTCCTTAGAATTTTAAGGGGACAAGAAAATTATAGAGAATATGAAGAAAAGTCTCTAGCAGAAGAATTAATATAA
- the saoX gene encoding ABC transporter substrate-binding subunit SaoX, with protein sequence MKISKKVKSLVALGAISTLVLTGCSGKDEKKETSKKADSDYTIKLGYYNCDHMTAAPVAVDAGIYKDIGLNVEAVGNGKVPEAMAAGQMDAGYIGTKGLVGAIPKGSPIVVAANNHTGGSEYLVVAKDVKDPKELIGQKIASDPENDLLWTTDYGPETGLPVDASKYQVVNMDSSKDAYLALKTGQIKAFSTCDPWGSLAEKEGVGKIISTTQFKEKNTGKDYNCCSFSLNTNFVKEHPDLAKKMVLAHTKAIEYIYTHPVKAAKIFAKNYNVDEEVALMTIYKKTVGEGRTLTWKIDGDEYKNNLQMYKDNKSFEEIPDYNKVVNDELLKSCGADDFDKFIKEKVNPVFPEGMSYEQWREKAMEIDGQK encoded by the coding sequence ATGAAAATATCAAAAAAGGTTAAATCATTAGTTGCATTAGGTGCAATAAGCACATTAGTTTTAACTGGGTGTAGTGGTAAAGATGAAAAAAAGGAAACATCTAAAAAAGCAGATTCAGATTACACTATAAAATTAGGTTATTATAACTGTGACCACATGACAGCAGCTCCAGTAGCAGTAGATGCTGGAATATATAAAGATATAGGATTAAATGTAGAGGCTGTTGGAAATGGTAAGGTGCCAGAAGCTATGGCAGCAGGCCAGATGGATGCAGGTTATATTGGAACAAAGGGGCTAGTTGGAGCTATACCTAAAGGCTCACCAATAGTAGTAGCAGCAAACAACCATACAGGGGGCTCAGAATATTTAGTAGTAGCAAAAGATGTGAAGGATCCAAAAGAATTAATAGGACAAAAAATAGCATCAGATCCAGAAAATGATTTATTATGGACAACTGATTACGGTCCAGAAACAGGACTTCCAGTAGATGCATCTAAGTATCAAGTTGTAAATATGGATTCAAGTAAAGATGCTTACTTAGCTTTAAAAACAGGGCAAATAAAAGCATTTAGTACTTGTGACCCGTGGGGATCACTTGCTGAAAAAGAAGGTGTTGGAAAGATAATATCAACAACTCAATTTAAAGAAAAAAATACTGGGAAAGATTATAACTGTTGTTCTTTCTCACTAAATACAAACTTTGTAAAAGAACATCCAGACTTAGCTAAAAAAATGGTTTTAGCACATACAAAGGCTATAGAGTATATATACACTCATCCAGTTAAAGCAGCTAAAATATTTGCTAAAAATTACAATGTAGATGAAGAAGTTGCTTTAATGACTATATACAAAAAGACTGTAGGTGAAGGTAGAACACTTACTTGGAAAATAGATGGAGATGAATATAAAAACAACTTACAAATGTATAAAGACAATAAATCTTTTGAAGAAATTCCTGATTACAACAAAGTTGTAAATGATGAACTTTTAAAATCTTGTGGAGCAGATGATTTTGACAAGTTTATAAAAGAAAAAGTAAATCCGGTATTCCCAGAAGGGATGAGTTATGAGCAATGGAGGGAAAAGGCAATGGAGATAGATGGACAAAAGTAA
- the saoB gene encoding ABC transporter substrate-binding (seleno)protein SaoB: MDKSKKILIGLSILIGSLFIWFFNPNDEKIDGHIRVGVSDDTSGFVINYMINQKYFSDLDVENLIEPYSINDCUASTMQWALSSDQVDMAIICKEAADKFIKYDKNFEIANPLVQNSDVFLLKNEKPKNIGYTQNRNYQLDLIKEYYKEAKPVPFISGGLAYALESKKVDGIVVDTIKSLSLEGSKFSTSENSNYDTYVLVVNKNFKKSKLYNQFVKLYNKSIEELKNKNTFKAELKNYTDEKISDKDLEDLKKWKLKFLQIQD, translated from the coding sequence ATGGACAAAAGTAAAAAAATATTAATTGGATTATCTATATTAATCGGAAGTTTATTTATATGGTTTTTCAATCCAAATGATGAGAAAATAGATGGACATATAAGGGTAGGGGTATCAGATGATACCTCTGGCTTTGTAATAAACTATATGATAAATCAAAAGTATTTTTCAGATTTAGATGTAGAAAATTTAATAGAACCATATTCTATAAATGATTGTTGAGCGAGCACTATGCAATGGGCTCTGAGTTCAGACCAAGTAGACATGGCTATAATTTGTAAAGAAGCTGCAGATAAATTTATTAAATATGACAAAAACTTTGAAATAGCTAATCCTTTAGTTCAAAATTCAGATGTGTTTTTATTAAAAAATGAAAAACCTAAAAATATAGGATATACTCAAAACAGAAATTATCAACTAGATTTAATAAAAGAATACTATAAAGAAGCAAAACCAGTACCTTTTATAAGTGGAGGATTAGCTTATGCTCTTGAAAGTAAAAAAGTAGATGGAATAGTAGTAGATACTATAAAGTCTTTAAGCTTAGAAGGAAGCAAGTTTTCAACTTCTGAAAATAGTAATTATGATACTTATGTTTTAGTTGTTAATAAAAATTTTAAGAAAAGTAAGTTATACAATCAATTTGTAAAATTATATAACAAAAGTATTGAGGAACTTAAAAATAAAAATACTTTTAAAGCTGAACTTAAAAATTATACAGATGAAAAAATATCAGATAAAGATTTGGAGGATTTAAAAAAGTGGAAGTTAAAGTTTCTGCAAATACAAGATTAA